The proteins below come from a single Pseudomonas chlororaphis genomic window:
- a CDS encoding AraC family transcriptional regulator — MTPLDHAHVPLDTYLEQQRAELASIIQRNTCEDGTYATAIASLNLSRHSQPNEFAPVLAQPALCIMAQGSKQVRLADEQFNYDPLHYLVVSVSMPLSGCIANVSPEHPILALRLDIDPAEITALIADAGPLGVPTRPAGRGLYVERLDTPMLDAVLRLTRLLDSPKDIAMLAPLVRREILYRLLRSPQGYRLYEIAIANSQSHRISQAIKWLNRHFEQPLRIDELAREVNLSVSTLHHRFKAMTAMSPLQYQKQLRLQEARRLMLAEGLEASAAGYRVGYESPSQFSREYSRLFGAPPLRDLARLRLTV; from the coding sequence ATGACGCCACTCGATCACGCCCACGTCCCGCTGGACACGTACCTGGAACAACAGCGCGCCGAACTGGCGTCGATCATCCAGCGCAATACCTGCGAGGACGGCACCTACGCGACGGCGATCGCCTCGCTGAACCTGTCGCGCCATAGCCAACCCAACGAGTTTGCCCCCGTGCTGGCGCAACCGGCGCTGTGCATCATGGCCCAGGGCAGCAAACAGGTGCGCCTGGCAGACGAACAGTTCAACTACGACCCGCTGCATTACCTGGTGGTGTCGGTGTCGATGCCATTGAGCGGTTGCATCGCCAACGTGTCGCCCGAGCACCCGATCCTGGCACTGCGCCTGGACATCGACCCGGCGGAAATCACCGCGCTGATCGCCGACGCAGGCCCCTTGGGCGTGCCGACCCGCCCGGCCGGACGCGGCCTGTATGTCGAGCGCCTGGACACGCCAATGCTGGATGCCGTCTTGCGCCTGACCCGATTGCTGGACAGCCCGAAAGACATCGCCATGCTCGCGCCATTGGTGCGCCGGGAGATCCTGTATCGCCTGCTGCGCAGTCCACAGGGGTATCGCCTGTACGAAATCGCCATCGCCAACAGTCAGAGCCATCGCATCAGCCAGGCGATCAAATGGCTCAACCGCCACTTCGAACAACCGCTGCGCATCGACGAACTGGCCCGGGAAGTGAACCTCAGCGTCTCGACCCTGCACCACCGGTTCAAGGCCATGACGGCGATGAGCCCGCTGCAATACCAGAAGCAACTGCGCCTGCAAGAAGCCCGGCGGCTGATGCTGGCCGAAGGCTTGGAAGCCTCCGCCGCGGGCTATCGGGTGGGCTATGAAAGCCCTTCGCAGTTCAGCCGCGAGTACAGCCGACTGTTTGGCGCGCCGCCGTTGCGGGATCTGGCGCGGTTGCGGTTGACGGTTTGA
- a CDS encoding antibiotic biosynthesis monooxygenase — protein MTTQIPVSHMVFVRARSGCSKQLGARLSTLVAPSRQSPGCLHFALQQSQCDADLWLVSGLWTHQQVMEAYFNSPAMAIFSALVQDLVVSSLDFHTFREVSAAQATEGCLATVHKLAG, from the coding sequence ATGACGACACAGATCCCCGTCAGTCACATGGTTTTCGTGCGGGCCCGCAGCGGTTGCTCCAAGCAACTGGGGGCACGCCTGAGCACACTGGTCGCGCCCTCGCGCCAGTCCCCTGGTTGCCTGCACTTTGCGTTGCAGCAATCGCAATGCGACGCCGACTTGTGGCTGGTGTCGGGGCTGTGGACCCATCAGCAGGTGATGGAGGCCTACTTCAATTCCCCGGCCATGGCGATTTTTTCCGCATTGGTACAGGACTTGGTGGTCAGCAGCCTGGATTTCCACACCTTTCGCGAAGTGTCCGCCGCCCAGGCGACTGAAGGCTGCCTGGCGACGGTACACAAACTGGCCGGTTGA
- a CDS encoding membrane protein gives MNKLPQITLAFWVMKICATTLGETAGDLLSMTLDVGYAISSLILISVFVLTLVTQLMAKTYKPLLYWIVILSTSTAGTTMSDFMDRTLELGYATGSLILIAILLAIFAAWRLSGDSLNVTKVQTFRGEMFYWMAILFSNTLGTALGDYLADDSGLGFGGGALLIGSAIAVVVLLKYLTRISTVVLFWIAFVLTRPLGATLGDLMTKSHEKGGLDFGTIGSSAVLAGILVVMIAGAAYAQNRYGNRERAAQVS, from the coding sequence ATGAATAAATTGCCCCAAATCACCCTGGCCTTCTGGGTCATGAAAATCTGCGCGACCACCCTGGGGGAAACCGCCGGGGACCTGCTGTCGATGACCCTTGACGTCGGTTACGCCATCAGCTCGCTGATCCTGATCAGCGTGTTCGTCCTGACACTGGTCACGCAGCTCATGGCCAAGACCTACAAGCCCTTGCTGTACTGGATTGTCATCTTGTCCACCAGCACCGCGGGCACCACCATGTCCGATTTCATGGACCGCACCCTCGAACTGGGCTACGCCACCGGGTCGCTGATCCTGATTGCGATTCTGCTGGCGATCTTCGCCGCCTGGCGCCTGAGCGGTGATTCGCTCAACGTCACCAAGGTGCAGACCTTCCGCGGCGAGATGTTCTATTGGATGGCGATTCTGTTTTCCAACACCTTGGGCACGGCGCTCGGCGATTACCTGGCGGACGATTCGGGCCTGGGCTTTGGTGGCGGTGCGTTGTTGATCGGCTCGGCCATCGCCGTGGTCGTACTGCTCAAGTACCTCACCCGGATTTCCACGGTGGTGTTGTTCTGGATCGCCTTCGTACTGACGCGCCCCCTGGGTGCGACGCTGGGCGACTTGATGACCAAGTCCCATGAAAAAGGTGGCCTGGATTTCGGCACCATCGGCTCGTCGGCGGTGCTGGCAGGCATCTTGGTGGTGATGATCGCCGGGGCGGCGTATGCGCAGA
- a CDS encoding heme utilization protein has translation MKTKLMLALTLSVLAANTFAADGYEKTGSAAFGAGASAAIERSHSGSYAADGFDKTGTADAIAADGFDKTGTADAIAADGFDKTGTADAIAADGFDKTGTADAIAADGFDKTGTADAIAADGFDKTGTAEAIG, from the coding sequence ATGAAAACCAAACTGATGCTCGCCCTGACCCTGTCCGTACTGGCCGCCAACACCTTCGCTGCGGACGGCTATGAAAAGACCGGATCGGCCGCCTTCGGCGCCGGTGCCAGCGCCGCCATCGAACGCAGCCACTCGGGCAGCTACGCGGCTGACGGTTTCGACAAGACCGGCACCGCCGACGCCATCGCGGCCGACGGTTTCGACAAGACCGGCACCGCCGACGCCATCGCGGCCGACGGTTTCGACAAGACCGGCACCGCCGACGCCATCGCGGCCGACGGTTTCGACAAGACCGGCACCGCCGACGCCATCGCGGCCGACGGTTTCGACAAGACCGGCACCGCCGACGCCATCGCGGCCGACGGTTTTGACAAGACTGGCACCGCCGAAGCCATCGGTTGA
- a CDS encoding Asp/Glu/hydantoin racemase produces MPDEIHFYEPAHGHGLPHDPFNAIVGPRPIGWISSQDAEGRLNLAPYSFFNAFNYIPPIIGFSSVGRKDSLNNIEQTGEFAWNLATRPLAEQMNQSCAMVAPEVDEFELAGLTPAASRVIQVPRVAESPVSFECKVTQIIQLQRADQTLVPSWLILGEVVAVHIAKWLLKDGIYDTAAAEPILRGGGPADYFQLGPEALFKMHRPT; encoded by the coding sequence ATGCCCGATGAGATCCACTTCTACGAACCTGCCCACGGCCACGGCCTGCCCCACGACCCGTTCAACGCCATCGTCGGCCCACGCCCCATCGGCTGGATTTCTTCGCAGGATGCCGAGGGCCGCCTGAATCTGGCGCCCTACAGTTTCTTCAACGCCTTCAACTACATCCCACCGATCATTGGTTTTTCCAGCGTCGGTCGCAAAGACAGCCTGAACAACATTGAACAGACCGGCGAGTTCGCCTGGAACCTGGCCACGCGCCCGCTGGCTGAGCAGATGAACCAGAGCTGCGCGATGGTCGCGCCTGAGGTCGACGAGTTCGAACTGGCAGGCTTGACCCCCGCGGCCTCACGGGTGATCCAGGTGCCGCGGGTGGCTGAAAGCCCGGTGTCCTTCGAATGCAAGGTCACCCAGATCATTCAACTGCAACGGGCGGACCAGACATTGGTGCCGAGCTGGCTGATCCTGGGTGAAGTGGTTGCCGTGCACATCGCCAAATGGCTGTTGAAGGACGGGATCTACGACACTGCTGCCGCCGAGCCGATCTTGCGCGGCGGCGGCCCGGCAGACTATTTCCAGCTGGGCCCCGAGGCGCTGTTCAAGATGCATCGCCCGACGTAA